One window of Burkholderia vietnamiensis LMG 10929 genomic DNA carries:
- a CDS encoding type IV pilin protein produces the protein MRAAAAMRRLAAFTLIELMIVLAIVAALASWGVPSYRAHVARMHRTAAVSALYRAAQYLETLDGPPSQTLPDAYTQAPPDGQPVYRLTLRRPADGDAPVAYELVASPLDAGPMRDDPCGAFTLRSDGTKGNAMADTGQMDEPSRVCWGVH, from the coding sequence ATGCGAGCCGCTGCTGCGATGCGCCGGCTGGCGGCCTTCACGTTGATCGAATTGATGATCGTGCTCGCAATCGTCGCTGCGTTGGCGAGCTGGGGTGTCCCGTCATATCGCGCGCACGTCGCGCGCATGCATCGCACCGCTGCGGTAAGTGCGCTGTACCGGGCCGCCCAGTATCTCGAAACGCTCGATGGCCCGCCGTCGCAGACGTTGCCGGATGCGTACACACAGGCACCACCGGACGGGCAGCCGGTCTATCGGCTTACGCTGCGGCGACCGGCCGACGGCGATGCGCCGGTGGCATACGAACTCGTTGCCAGCCCGCTCGACGCCGGGCCGATGCGTGACGACCCATGCGGTGCATTCACGCTGCGTTCGGACGGGACGAAGGGCAATGCAATGGCGGATACCGGCCAGATGGACGAACCGTCTCGCGTGTGCTGGGGCGTGCATTGA
- a CDS encoding FAD-dependent oxidoreductase, with protein MATMSIDYQTLKFDYRPRAARAAQADAAVHPVIVVGAGPVGLAAAIDLAQRGVPVVLLDDDDTLSTGSRAICFAKRTLEIFDRLGCGERFVDKGVSWHVGKVFLQDEQLYAFDLLPEQGHARPAFVNLQQYYVEGYLAERAFELPNLEIRWKHKVTGVAQSAEHAALTVETPEGIETLRAQYVIAADGSRSPLRAAMGLESRGRTFKDRFLIADVKMKAEFPTERWFWFDPPFHRNQSVLLHRQPDNVWRIDFQLGWDADPVAEKQPERVIPRVRALLGPDAEFELEWVSVYTFRCQRMDTFRHGRVLFAGDAAHGVSPFGARGANSGVQDADNLAWKLQLVLDGRAPERLLDTYASEREFAADENIRNSTRSTDFITPKSAVSRVFRDATLKLARDCEFARRLVNSGRLSVPAVLTDSPLNTPDRAGDAFACAMRPGAVAADAPVRAQQASGWLLRHLGDGFAGVLFGLPGDAGALAQALDGLALPVRPVLIVPAGHAQAVPGVAVLEDVDGLAAQRYDAQPGTFYLLRPDQHVCARMRTLDRHAIADALARASGAC; from the coding sequence ATGGCGACCATGAGCATCGATTACCAGACGCTGAAGTTCGATTACCGGCCGCGCGCGGCGCGGGCCGCGCAGGCCGATGCGGCCGTTCACCCGGTGATCGTGGTGGGCGCGGGCCCGGTGGGCCTGGCCGCCGCGATCGATCTGGCGCAGCGCGGCGTGCCGGTCGTGCTGCTCGACGACGACGACACGCTGTCCACCGGCTCGCGCGCGATCTGCTTCGCGAAGCGCACGCTCGAGATCTTCGACCGGCTCGGCTGCGGCGAGCGCTTCGTGGACAAGGGCGTGAGCTGGCACGTCGGCAAGGTGTTCCTGCAGGACGAGCAGCTTTACGCGTTCGACCTGCTGCCCGAGCAGGGCCACGCACGCCCGGCGTTCGTCAACCTGCAGCAGTACTACGTCGAAGGCTATCTGGCCGAGCGCGCGTTCGAACTGCCGAACCTCGAGATCCGCTGGAAGCACAAGGTGACGGGCGTCGCGCAGTCGGCCGAGCACGCGGCGCTGACCGTCGAGACGCCGGAAGGCATCGAGACGCTGCGCGCGCAGTACGTGATCGCGGCCGACGGCTCGCGCAGCCCGCTGCGCGCGGCGATGGGGCTCGAAAGCCGCGGCCGCACGTTCAAGGACCGCTTCCTGATCGCCGACGTGAAGATGAAGGCGGAATTCCCGACCGAGCGCTGGTTCTGGTTCGATCCGCCGTTCCACCGTAACCAGTCGGTGCTGCTGCACCGTCAGCCGGACAACGTGTGGCGCATCGATTTCCAGCTCGGCTGGGACGCCGACCCGGTCGCCGAGAAGCAGCCGGAGCGCGTGATCCCGCGCGTGCGCGCGCTGCTCGGGCCGGACGCCGAATTCGAGCTCGAATGGGTCAGCGTCTATACGTTCCGCTGCCAGCGGATGGATACGTTCCGTCACGGCCGCGTGCTGTTCGCGGGCGACGCGGCGCACGGCGTGTCGCCGTTCGGCGCGCGCGGCGCGAACAGCGGCGTGCAGGACGCCGACAATCTCGCGTGGAAGCTGCAGCTCGTGCTCGACGGCCGCGCGCCCGAGCGCCTGCTCGACACGTATGCGAGCGAGCGCGAGTTCGCCGCGGACGAGAACATCCGCAACTCGACGCGCTCGACCGACTTCATCACGCCGAAGAGCGCGGTGTCGCGCGTGTTCCGCGACGCGACGCTGAAGCTCGCGCGCGACTGCGAATTCGCGCGCCGGCTCGTGAACAGCGGCCGTTTGTCGGTGCCGGCCGTGCTGACCGATTCGCCGCTGAATACGCCCGATCGCGCCGGCGACGCGTTCGCGTGCGCGATGCGTCCCGGCGCGGTCGCGGCCGACGCGCCGGTGCGCGCGCAGCAGGCGTCCGGCTGGCTGCTGCGTCATCTCGGCGACGGCTTCGCGGGCGTGCTGTTCGGCCTGCCCGGCGATGCGGGCGCGCTCGCGCAGGCGCTCGACGGTCTCGCGCTGCCGGTGCGGCCCGTGCTGATCGTGCCGGCCGGCCATGCGCAGGCGGTGCCCGGCGTCGCCGTCCTCGAAGACGTCGACGGTCTCGCCGCGCAGCGCTACGACGCGCAGCCCGGCACGTTCTACCTGCTGCGCCCGGACCAGCACGTGTGCGCCCGCATGCGCACGCTCGACCGGCACGCGATCGCCGACGCACTCGCCCGTGCGAGCGGCGCATGCTGA
- a CDS encoding GFA family protein, translating into MSVPETMEGGCACGAIRYRIAGIPTDAGFCHCRLCQRTTGAAVVAAASVPIGAFEYLQGEPTVYASSAWGERRFCGRCGAQLEYRLRDAPTTVEINYATLDEPARLRPVWHVWYADRFPGIDCAEDLPKYDDDGPQ; encoded by the coding sequence ATGTCTGTCCCCGAGACGATGGAAGGCGGTTGCGCATGCGGAGCGATCCGTTACCGGATCGCCGGCATTCCGACCGACGCGGGCTTTTGCCATTGCCGGCTCTGTCAGCGCACGACCGGTGCGGCGGTCGTGGCAGCGGCATCGGTGCCGATCGGCGCGTTCGAGTATCTGCAGGGCGAGCCGACGGTCTATGCGTCGAGCGCGTGGGGTGAGCGGCGCTTTTGCGGCCGTTGCGGCGCGCAGCTCGAATATCGGCTGCGCGACGCGCCGACCACCGTCGAAATCAACTACGCGACGCTCGACGAGCCGGCGCGGCTGCGTCCGGTGTGGCACGTGTGGTATGCGGATCGTTTTCCGGGGATCGACTGTGCCGAGGATCTGCCGAAATACGACGACGACGGACCGCAGTAG
- a CDS encoding phage holin family protein has translation MTTDTHPQPSGPGPLRRLVGSAIGLLQTRLELVGIELAEEKERLMGVLFLGLAAMMLATMALISLTVLIAIAFWDTYRWQSLAVVTALYAVAGIVCVLKARAGLRNAPTVFEATLAELEKDREMFRGKP, from the coding sequence ATGACGACAGACACCCACCCGCAGCCATCCGGCCCAGGGCCGCTGCGCCGCCTCGTCGGTTCCGCGATCGGCCTACTGCAAACGCGTCTCGAACTCGTTGGCATCGAACTGGCCGAGGAGAAGGAACGCCTGATGGGCGTGCTGTTTCTCGGCCTCGCCGCGATGATGCTCGCGACGATGGCGCTCATCAGTCTGACCGTCCTGATCGCGATCGCGTTCTGGGACACCTATCGCTGGCAGTCGCTCGCGGTGGTCACCGCGTTGTACGCGGTCGCCGGCATCGTGTGCGTGCTGAAGGCGCGCGCGGGCCTGCGCAACGCGCCGACCGTGTTCGAGGCGACGCTCGCCGAGCTCGAAAAGGACCGCGAGATGTTCCGCGGCAAGCCGTGA
- a CDS encoding peroxiredoxin — MGLRLGDIAPDFEQESSLGTIKFHEWLGNSWGILFSHPADYTPVCTTELGLTAKLKGEFDKRNVKVIALSVDGVESHKGWINDINETQSTVVGFPIIADADRKVSQLYDMIHPNANETLTVRSLFVIDPNKKVRLIITYPASTGRNFDEVLRVIDSLQLTDNYKVATPGNWKDGDDVVIVPSLQDPDELKKRFPKGFNAVRPYLRLTPQPNK, encoded by the coding sequence ATGGGTCTGCGTCTTGGTGACATCGCACCGGATTTCGAGCAGGAATCGAGCCTGGGCACGATCAAGTTTCATGAGTGGCTTGGCAACAGCTGGGGCATCCTGTTCTCCCATCCGGCCGACTACACGCCGGTATGCACGACGGAGCTCGGGCTCACCGCGAAGCTGAAGGGCGAATTCGACAAACGCAACGTGAAGGTGATCGCGCTGTCGGTCGATGGCGTCGAATCGCACAAGGGCTGGATCAACGACATCAACGAAACGCAGTCGACGGTCGTCGGCTTCCCGATCATCGCCGACGCCGATCGCAAGGTCTCGCAGCTGTACGACATGATCCACCCGAACGCGAACGAAACGCTGACGGTGCGCTCGCTGTTCGTGATCGATCCGAACAAGAAGGTGCGTCTCATCATCACCTATCCGGCCAGCACCGGCCGCAATTTCGACGAAGTGCTGCGCGTGATCGATTCGCTGCAACTGACCGATAATTACAAAGTCGCGACGCCGGGGAACTGGAAGGACGGCGACGACGTCGTGATCGTACCGTCGCTGCAGGATCCCGATGAGTTGAAGAAGCGCTTCCCGAAGGGCTTCAACGCGGTGCGTCCGTATCTGCGTCTGACGCCGCAGCCGAACAAGTAA
- a CDS encoding EAL domain-containing protein has protein sequence MIPPNIPELVARAGQLPYLREHLALAEGGTACANLPERTLASAYEPIYDVTMPGAPQSTSFADAIERYGDELGFQAVTLVSGAAHDPVDSAVDDQTLVAIDRLSRALHAINFFGAQRHGLLFLRVHERLLKSVKYDHGKHFSSVLQRFGLPAERIVIELPAAAVAHKTFLGYLTRSYQHHGFKVADKLPDPGRILAVESEMARPDYIKMDAGIALRDGMVKALVAYAQRVRIPLIFDGVVDETQCELLRQHDVRFMQGPVFAKVVTA, from the coding sequence ATGATCCCGCCCAACATTCCCGAGCTGGTCGCCCGTGCCGGGCAACTGCCTTATCTGCGGGAACACCTCGCGCTTGCCGAAGGCGGCACCGCGTGCGCGAATCTGCCGGAGCGCACGCTCGCGAGCGCCTACGAGCCGATCTACGACGTGACGATGCCCGGCGCGCCGCAGTCGACGTCGTTCGCGGATGCCATCGAGCGCTACGGCGACGAGCTCGGCTTCCAGGCCGTCACGCTGGTCAGCGGCGCCGCGCACGACCCGGTCGACTCGGCCGTCGACGACCAGACGCTCGTCGCGATCGACCGGCTGTCGCGGGCGCTGCACGCGATCAACTTCTTCGGTGCGCAGCGCCACGGGCTGCTGTTCCTGCGCGTGCACGAACGGCTGCTCAAGAGCGTGAAGTACGATCACGGCAAGCATTTCTCGTCGGTGCTGCAGCGGTTCGGCCTGCCGGCCGAGCGGATCGTGATCGAGTTGCCGGCGGCCGCGGTCGCGCACAAGACCTTCCTCGGCTACCTGACGCGCAGTTATCAGCATCACGGTTTCAAGGTCGCGGACAAGCTGCCCGACCCGGGCCGGATCCTCGCGGTCGAATCGGAGATGGCGCGGCCCGATTACATCAAGATGGATGCGGGCATCGCGCTGCGCGACGGGATGGTGAAGGCGCTGGTCGCGTATGCGCAGCGCGTGCGGATTCCGCTGATATTCGATGGCGTGGTCGACGAGACGCAGTGCGAGCTGCTGCGTCAGCACGACGTGCGCTTCATGCAGGGGCCGGTGTTCGCGAAGGTCGTGACGGCCTGA
- a CDS encoding pilus assembly PilX family protein: MAVAAAVVALAGTWFESALTESRRTRALSDRMIAFHAADAALAACIVRLRGGAAPYLDEPASHGEPRAWRRTPALRVADAFEPFASWPLAAQPPRCLIEAWRGAGPAGSRAYLVTARGVGGDASSVVWLQSQLALRDGRIVAQRWRRVVTVQ, from the coding sequence ATGGCCGTTGCCGCGGCGGTCGTGGCGCTGGCAGGCACATGGTTCGAGTCGGCGTTGACGGAATCGCGTCGCACGCGCGCGTTGTCCGATCGGATGATCGCGTTTCATGCCGCCGATGCGGCGTTGGCCGCATGCATCGTGCGTTTGCGCGGCGGCGCAGCGCCATACCTCGACGAACCGGCATCGCATGGTGAACCACGCGCGTGGCGGCGGACGCCCGCGCTGCGCGTCGCCGACGCGTTCGAGCCGTTTGCATCGTGGCCGCTGGCGGCGCAGCCGCCGCGTTGTCTGATCGAAGCGTGGCGAGGTGCCGGTCCGGCCGGCAGCCGCGCGTACCTCGTCACCGCTCGCGGCGTCGGCGGCGATGCCTCGAGCGTGGTCTGGCTGCAGAGCCAGCTCGCGTTGCGCGACGGGCGCATCGTGGCGCAGCGCTGGCGTCGTGTCGTGACGGTGCAATGA
- a CDS encoding IclR family transcriptional regulator, with protein MTLSTIDETAIDERKFVVALARGLDLLRAFRPGETMLGNRDFAERTGLPKATVNRLAYTLTVLGYLRYDETLGKYALDAAVLSLGYALLSGSGTLDLARPHMQALAREIGAAVSLGCRDGLDMIYLETIRSETALTLGLAPGSRLSMLTSSMGRAYLAVQPEDVRRALYADLHRAAGGGADADALVAAAQQAVAEFSTGGCCYSFRAWHTDVNAAAVPFREPRDGRWLILSCSGPASSMDEQAFRTDVGPKLKALAQRLGQTV; from the coding sequence ATGACACTTTCAACCATCGACGAAACCGCGATCGACGAACGCAAGTTCGTCGTTGCGCTTGCGCGCGGGCTCGACCTGCTGCGCGCGTTCCGGCCCGGCGAAACGATGCTCGGCAATCGCGATTTCGCGGAGCGCACCGGGCTGCCGAAGGCGACCGTGAACCGGCTCGCTTACACGCTGACCGTGCTCGGCTACCTGCGCTACGACGAGACGCTCGGGAAATACGCGCTGGATGCCGCGGTGCTGTCGCTCGGCTACGCGCTGCTGTCCGGGTCGGGGACGCTCGATCTTGCGCGGCCGCACATGCAGGCGCTCGCGCGCGAGATCGGCGCGGCCGTGTCGCTCGGCTGCCGCGACGGGCTCGATATGATTTATCTGGAGACGATCCGCAGCGAAACGGCGCTGACGCTCGGGCTCGCTCCCGGCTCGCGCCTGTCGATGCTGACGAGTTCGATGGGGCGTGCGTATCTGGCCGTGCAGCCGGAGGACGTGCGCCGCGCGCTCTATGCCGACCTGCATCGTGCGGCGGGCGGCGGCGCCGACGCCGATGCGCTCGTCGCGGCCGCGCAGCAGGCGGTAGCCGAATTCTCGACGGGCGGCTGCTGTTATTCGTTCCGCGCGTGGCACACGGACGTGAACGCGGCCGCCGTGCCGTTTCGCGAGCCGCGCGACGGACGCTGGCTGATCCTCAGCTGCAGCGGGCCGGCATCGTCGATGGACGAACAGGCGTTCCGTACCGACGTCGGGCCGAAACTGAAGGCGCTCGCGCAGCGGCTCGGCCAGACGGTCTGA
- a CDS encoding DUF883 family protein produces the protein MSEINKEKLMSDIKTVLADAEDLLKQAASSTGDRATELREKAMSRLKQAKEKATDVQVVVVEKGKKAARATDDYVHEHPWTSIGVAAGVGVLIGLLINRK, from the coding sequence ATGTCGGAAATCAACAAGGAGAAACTGATGTCGGATATCAAAACCGTTCTGGCGGACGCCGAGGACCTGCTGAAGCAGGCTGCGAGCAGCACGGGCGACCGGGCTACCGAGCTGCGCGAAAAGGCCATGTCGCGCCTGAAGCAGGCCAAGGAAAAGGCAACCGACGTCCAGGTCGTGGTGGTCGAGAAAGGCAAGAAGGCCGCGCGCGCAACCGACGACTACGTGCACGAGCATCCGTGGACGTCGATCGGCGTCGCTGCCGGCGTCGGCGTGCTGATCGGCCTGCTGATCAACCGCAAGTAA
- a CDS encoding PilW family protein: MNADRRSRAHTLLEVLIAMVVGLLVLAAAGALYHAKRVAHGRAEDAFAMRDAATTALMLIGQQIQMAGFRSLDDDDALPLPPLFGCSAARVRGDGAQVRCEAARDASDAVLVRYVGDGVSTWPTIGDQVSDCLGQGIGAPGERPLVENHFDAHVSPSTGEPELYCEGSGRPGTPQPVVSGIDQLRVRYLRRGTVRFADAAAIGADGWRDIVAVHLCVRARGEPMRAPTRHVDCDGRVAVSDDGRARLTLHRIVALRNSSIALADRVVGGVRDGEAFR, from the coding sequence ATGAACGCTGATCGCCGCAGCCGCGCACATACGCTGCTGGAAGTCCTGATTGCGATGGTCGTCGGTCTGCTCGTGCTCGCGGCCGCCGGCGCGCTTTACCACGCAAAGCGTGTCGCGCACGGGCGGGCCGAGGACGCGTTCGCGATGCGCGATGCGGCCACGACGGCCCTGATGCTGATCGGACAGCAGATTCAGATGGCCGGATTTCGTTCGCTCGACGACGACGACGCGTTGCCGCTGCCGCCGTTGTTCGGTTGCTCCGCGGCGCGGGTGCGCGGCGATGGCGCACAGGTGCGCTGCGAAGCTGCCCGCGACGCATCCGATGCCGTGCTGGTCCGTTATGTCGGCGACGGTGTGTCGACCTGGCCAACCATTGGCGACCAGGTATCCGACTGTCTCGGGCAGGGTATCGGTGCCCCCGGCGAGCGGCCGCTGGTGGAAAACCACTTCGATGCGCATGTCAGCCCGTCGACCGGTGAGCCCGAGCTGTACTGCGAAGGCAGCGGTCGCCCCGGCACGCCGCAGCCGGTGGTGTCCGGCATCGACCAGTTGCGTGTGCGCTATTTGCGTCGCGGAACCGTGCGATTCGCCGACGCGGCGGCGATCGGCGCTGACGGGTGGCGCGACATCGTCGCGGTACATCTGTGTGTGCGGGCGCGCGGTGAACCGATGCGCGCGCCGACGCGTCATGTCGATTGCGATGGTCGCGTAGCCGTATCCGACGATGGCCGCGCGCGCCTCACGCTGCATCGCATCGTCGCGTTGCGGAATTCATCGATCGCGTTGGCCGATCGTGTCGTGGGCGGTGTGCGTGACGGTGAGGCATTCCGATGA
- a CDS encoding DUF3318 domain-containing protein, giving the protein MSQNVTGHSPSHHSSRSNWSASQHRALRKELLILRSEVERLELAEAAADMRHAVTRFSWLKVFIPGLSTSKFGQSAKSLNASIGQIVNQYPMLSSLASLVLAKPVRSLLRATGGPALKWGTLGFAAWEIYQIWKQSRDERDSTASND; this is encoded by the coding sequence ATGAGCCAGAACGTCACGGGCCATTCGCCCAGTCACCATTCGTCGCGCTCGAACTGGAGCGCGTCGCAGCATCGCGCACTCCGCAAGGAGTTGCTGATCCTGCGATCCGAAGTCGAGCGGCTCGAGCTCGCCGAAGCCGCCGCCGACATGCGTCACGCCGTCACGCGCTTCAGCTGGCTGAAGGTGTTCATCCCCGGCCTGTCGACCTCGAAATTCGGTCAATCCGCGAAAAGCCTGAACGCGAGCATCGGCCAGATCGTGAACCAGTATCCGATGCTGAGCTCGCTTGCGTCGCTCGTGCTCGCGAAACCCGTTCGCTCGCTGTTGCGTGCAACCGGCGGGCCGGCGCTGAAGTGGGGAACGCTGGGCTTCGCCGCATGGGAGATCTACCAGATCTGGAAGCAATCGCGCGACGAGCGCGACAGCACCGCGAGCAACGACTGA
- the nrdR gene encoding transcriptional regulator NrdR has protein sequence MRCPFCRHEDTQVVDSRVSEDGAAIRRRRRCSACDKRFTTYERVELNLPAVVKKDGSRTEFDRRKIVASMQLALRKRPVAADAIDAAVARIEYQLLATGEREVRSEKLGELVMNELRGLDTIAYVRFASVYRRFEDVSEFADVIEEFRRASPSKPPRKR, from the coding sequence ATGCGCTGCCCGTTCTGCCGGCATGAAGACACGCAGGTCGTCGACTCGCGCGTGTCCGAAGATGGCGCCGCGATTCGCCGGCGCCGTCGCTGCTCGGCTTGCGACAAGCGCTTCACGACGTACGAGCGGGTCGAGCTGAACCTGCCGGCCGTCGTGAAGAAGGACGGCAGCCGCACGGAATTCGACCGTCGCAAGATCGTCGCCAGCATGCAACTCGCGCTGCGCAAGCGGCCGGTTGCAGCCGATGCGATCGACGCGGCGGTCGCCCGTATCGAATATCAGCTGCTCGCCACGGGCGAGCGGGAAGTGCGTAGCGAGAAGCTCGGCGAACTCGTGATGAACGAGTTGCGCGGCCTCGATACGATCGCCTATGTCCGTTTCGCATCGGTTTACCGCCGGTTCGAGGACGTTTCCGAATTTGCCGACGTGATCGAAGAGTTCCGTCGCGCGTCCCCCTCCAAGCCTCCGCGTAAGCGCTGA
- a CDS encoding acyl-CoA dehydrogenase — protein sequence MSVATFHWDDPLLLDQQLTEEERMVRDAARAYAQDKLAPRVTEAFRHERTDAAIFREMGELGLLGPTIPDEYGGPGLNYVSYGLIAREVERVDSGYRSMMSVQSSLVMVPIFEFGSDAQKQKYLPKLATGEWIGCFGLTEPNHGSDPGSMVTRAKKVPGGYSLSGSKMWITNSPIADVFVVWAKLEENGADAIRGFILEKGWKGLSAPAIHGKVGLRASITGEIVLDEVFVPDENLMPNVSGLRGPFTCLNSARYGIAWGALGAAESCWHTARQYVLDRKQFGRPLAANQLIQKKLADMQTEITLGLQGVLRLGRMKDEGTAAVEITSIMKRNSCGKALDIARLARDMLGGNGISDEFGVARHLVNLEVVNTYEGTHDIHALILGRAQTGIQAFF from the coding sequence ATGAGCGTTGCAACTTTTCATTGGGACGATCCGCTGTTGCTCGACCAGCAACTGACCGAAGAGGAGCGGATGGTGCGCGATGCCGCGCGCGCGTACGCGCAGGACAAGCTCGCGCCGCGCGTCACGGAGGCGTTCCGCCACGAGCGCACCGACGCGGCGATATTCCGCGAAATGGGCGAACTGGGCCTGCTCGGCCCGACGATCCCTGACGAATACGGCGGCCCCGGCCTCAACTACGTCAGCTACGGCCTGATCGCGCGCGAAGTCGAGCGCGTCGACTCCGGCTACCGGTCGATGATGTCCGTGCAGTCGTCGCTCGTGATGGTGCCGATCTTCGAATTCGGCTCGGACGCGCAGAAGCAGAAATATCTGCCGAAGCTCGCGACCGGCGAATGGATCGGCTGCTTCGGGCTGACCGAACCGAACCACGGCTCGGACCCGGGCAGCATGGTCACGCGCGCGAAGAAAGTGCCGGGCGGCTATTCGCTGTCCGGCTCGAAGATGTGGATCACCAACTCGCCGATCGCCGACGTGTTCGTCGTGTGGGCGAAGCTCGAAGAAAACGGCGCGGACGCGATCCGCGGCTTCATCCTCGAGAAGGGCTGGAAGGGGCTGTCGGCGCCGGCCATCCACGGCAAGGTCGGGCTGCGCGCGTCGATCACCGGCGAGATCGTGCTCGACGAGGTGTTCGTGCCCGACGAAAACCTGATGCCGAACGTGAGCGGCCTGCGCGGCCCGTTCACGTGCCTGAACTCGGCCCGCTACGGGATCGCGTGGGGCGCGCTGGGCGCGGCCGAATCGTGCTGGCACACCGCGCGCCAGTACGTGCTCGACCGCAAGCAGTTCGGCCGGCCGCTCGCCGCGAACCAGCTGATCCAGAAAAAGCTCGCCGACATGCAGACCGAAATCACGCTCGGCCTGCAAGGCGTGCTGCGGCTGGGCCGGATGAAGGACGAAGGCACGGCGGCCGTCGAGATCACGTCGATCATGAAGCGCAACTCGTGCGGCAAGGCGCTCGACATCGCGCGGCTCGCGCGCGACATGCTGGGCGGCAACGGCATCTCGGACGAATTCGGCGTCGCGCGCCACCTCGTGAACCTCGAAGTGGTCAATACGTACGAAGGAACGCACGACATCCATGCGCTGATCCTCGGCCGCGCACAGACGGGCATCCAGGCATTCTTCTGA
- a CDS encoding GspH/FimT family pseudopilin: MGLHRKIVGAHLRRCDGFTLVELMVAIALAAATALYAAPAFDQWRMRERVDARSRTLLGAVSFARTEAARLGVRVTLCRAGPAGDCVRADEPCDPAAWSCGWIVSGQFDGQSRVLRRYPRDPDIAVTGATHDLAFAPPAGQVIGGIRRFELRAQRERPGDEARTSRCIRISAGGRARIVAGRCDAA, from the coding sequence ATGGGACTGCACCGAAAGATTGTCGGCGCGCACCTGCGGCGCTGCGACGGATTCACGCTCGTCGAGCTGATGGTCGCAATCGCGCTGGCGGCCGCGACGGCGCTCTACGCCGCTCCGGCATTCGATCAGTGGCGCATGCGCGAACGCGTCGATGCGCGCTCGCGCACACTGCTCGGTGCGGTGTCGTTCGCCCGCACCGAGGCGGCTCGGCTCGGCGTGCGCGTCACGCTGTGCCGCGCCGGGCCCGCCGGCGATTGCGTGCGCGCCGACGAACCATGCGATCCGGCCGCATGGTCGTGCGGCTGGATCGTCAGCGGGCAGTTCGACGGGCAGTCGCGGGTGTTGAGGCGTTATCCGCGCGATCCCGACATTGCCGTGACGGGCGCCACGCACGATCTGGCGTTCGCGCCGCCGGCCGGACAGGTGATCGGCGGGATCCGGCGCTTCGAATTGCGTGCGCAGCGCGAGCGGCCTGGCGACGAGGCGCGCACGTCGCGTTGTATCCGGATTTCGGCGGGCGGTCGCGCGCGCATCGTGGCCGGCCGGTGTGACGCGGCATGA